One Punica granatum isolate Tunisia-2019 chromosome 3, ASM765513v2, whole genome shotgun sequence genomic window carries:
- the LOC116199164 gene encoding cytosolic sulfotransferase 5-like: protein MSNTCDFSLPTYLQCHNLTDECKELLRSLASENGWLPTSHHLYQGFWYITRHLNGVLSAQHHFKAQDSDIFLLSQPKSGTTWLKAILLALLNRSRYSEPDRQLLLDHPLLQKNPHDLVLHLETRLYVEGTNPDLSSFTSPRLFATHIPFVSLPESVKESKCKLVYMCRNPKDTFVSLWHFTREMSPNDIGTNTLEEAFDMFCRGFSMFGPHWDHVLGYYKASLEMPHKVLFLKYEEMKDKPSEQLKRLADFLGCPFSREEEADGRVDEIIRLCSFNNLSKLEVNQTGKLLTGHENKSFFRKGEVGDWVNYLTPEMVERIDRITEEKFGDLGLKF, encoded by the coding sequence ATGTCAAACACATGCGACTTTTCCCTCCCAACATATCTCCAGTGTCACAACCTAACCGATGAATGCAAAGAACTACTTCGATCCCTCGCGTCCGAGAACGGGTGGCTTCCCACCTCCCACCACCTCTACCAAGGCTTTTGGTACATTACTCGTCACCTGAATGGGGTCCTCTCGGCTCAACACCACTTTAAGGCCCAAGATTCTGACATCTTCCTCTTGTCCCAACCCAAGTCCGGTACCACATGGCTTAAGGCCATCCTCTTAGCCCTCCTGAACCGTTCACGCTACTCTGAACCTGATAGGCAACTACTACTAGATCATCCCTTGCTCCAGAAAAATCCACATGACCTTGTGCTTCATTTAGAGACCAGGCTTTACGTTGAGGGGACGAATCCAGACCTCTCCTCATTCACCTCCCCAAGGCTGTTTGCCACCCACATTCCCTTCGTGTCACTTCCAGAGTCCGTGAAGGAATCCAAGTGCAAGCTTGTGTATATGTGTAGGAACCCTAAGGACACGTTTGTCTCCCTATGGCATTTCACAAGAGAGATGAGTCCTAACGATATTGGCACAAACACTCTCGAGGAGGCCTTTGACATGTTCTGCAGGGGGTTTAGCATGTTCGGACCACATTGGGACCATGTCCTGGGCTACTACAAGGCTAGCTTGGAGATGCCCCATAAGGTCCTCTTTCTAAAGTACGAGGAAATGAAGGACAAGCCCAGTGAGCAGTTGAAGAGACTGGCCGACTTCTTAGGCTGCCCTTTCTCAAGAGAGGAGGAGGCTGATGGCCGGGTTGATGAGATCATAAGGCTCTGCAGCTTCAATAATCTGAGCAAGCTGGAGGTGAATCAAACTGGGAAGCTCCTGACTGGACACGAGAACAAGTCGTTCTTCAGAAAGGGTGAAGTTGGAGACTGGGTGAACTATCTGACTCCTGAGATGGTTGAGAGGATCGACCGCATCACTGAAGAGaagttcggtgatttgggatTAAAGTTCTAG